One stretch of Synergistales bacterium DNA includes these proteins:
- a CDS encoding tail assembly chaperone produces MANTVNIAGSDFELKYPFEAVREISSKLNMSVGEILQSGVDFTDVNKMIVIIWGGLLYNNRKLTINTVSKWLDDAENYPEVVGVAVNAYVDSVASKLQLNKGDDDEDVDDSVKN; encoded by the coding sequence ATGGCTAATACAGTAAACATTGCAGGTTCTGATTTTGAATTGAAATATCCTTTTGAGGCTGTAAGGGAAATCAGCTCAAAACTTAATATGAGCGTAGGTGAGATTCTCCAGTCTGGTGTTGATTTTACCGATGTTAATAAGATGATTGTAATTATTTGGGGTGGGCTTCTCTACAATAATCGAAAACTTACTATCAATACTGTCAGTAAGTGGCTTGATGATGCCGAAAATTACCCTGAAGTTGTAGGTGTAGCAGTGAATGCTTACGTTGATTCTGTAGCTTCTAAGCTTCAGCTTAATAAAGGCGATGATGATGAAGATGTGGATGATTCAGTAAAAAACTAA
- a CDS encoding DUF3168 domain-containing protein: protein MSLIFSSQLYTTLTGNSELMDKVNYVGDTPNQQKTPPYITIEAENSTEGRLLNQTETQHSITISVWSAYHGRAEVKEIAAIVRFILENELDMLLLEAQIVKDYDTDWWRAILQYRTYLR from the coding sequence ATGTCTTTAATATTTTCTTCTCAACTCTACACAACGTTAACAGGTAATAGTGAATTGATGGACAAAGTGAATTATGTTGGTGATACGCCTAATCAACAGAAAACGCCTCCATACATAACAATTGAAGCTGAAAATAGTACAGAGGGCCGTTTATTGAATCAAACAGAAACACAACATAGTATAACAATTTCAGTTTGGTCTGCTTATCATGGGCGAGCTGAAGTGAAAGAGATTGCAGCAATTGTACGTTTTATTTTGGAAAATGAGTTGGATATGCTTTTACTTGAGGCACAAATAGTAAAGGATTACGACACAGATTGGTGGCGTGCAATTCTGCAATATAGGACTTACTTAAGATAA
- a CDS encoding HK97 gp10 family phage protein: MTEHYEGASHSHNFLEVKFEGMDDMIKELRKMADNEMNEILFQVGRKYTRLIKESAKNRVPVDTGRLKKAIRLSNSRKKMNFKVYVSEAKKTGAYYGYYVEYGYKDTNPREYSVTPFMTPAGEEYEKEFEREMKSELHKALYKVGN; the protein is encoded by the coding sequence ATGACTGAACATTACGAAGGAGCAAGCCATTCTCATAATTTTTTAGAAGTTAAATTTGAAGGCATGGATGATATGATTAAGGAATTACGTAAAATGGCTGATAATGAAATGAATGAAATCCTTTTTCAAGTAGGGAGAAAGTATACACGCCTTATTAAAGAGAGTGCAAAGAATAGGGTTCCTGTGGATACTGGACGCTTGAAAAAGGCTATACGTTTGAGCAATTCAAGAAAAAAGATGAATTTTAAAGTTTATGTCAGCGAAGCAAAAAAGACTGGTGCTTATTATGGATATTATGTTGAGTATGGGTACAAAGATACAAATCCAAGAGAGTATTCAGTGACGCCTTTTATGACACCCGCTGGCGAGGAATATGAAAAAGAGTTTGAGCGTGAAATGAAGAGTGAATTACATAAAGCTTTATACAAAGTAGGTAATTGA
- a CDS encoding head-tail adaptor protein, whose protein sequence is MKHFTASDLKDYIEILRTVEVSDGFGGFTTSEVSQGSVFANVFPVKSSENLITTSGASVVEYEITVRSQENLQKDDVVAWVGKRLVCQSLRLIQGQDYMLAQCQTEVK, encoded by the coding sequence ATGAAGCATTTTACAGCCTCAGATTTGAAAGACTACATAGAGATTCTCCGTACAGTTGAAGTATCAGATGGTTTTGGTGGTTTTACTACATCAGAGGTATCACAGGGTAGCGTTTTTGCAAACGTGTTTCCGGTTAAATCATCGGAAAATCTCATTACGACTTCTGGCGCTAGTGTTGTGGAATATGAAATCACTGTTCGTTCTCAAGAGAATCTACAGAAAGATGATGTTGTCGCGTGGGTAGGTAAGCGTCTTGTTTGTCAGTCTCTCCGGTTGATACAAGGACAGGATTATATGCTTGCACAGTGTCAGACGGAGGTGAAATAA